The genomic window GGCTCCAATTTTGTTGGAGGTACGAGGTTGGAACACGGCGCAACTTGGGTGGGTTTCCAACATCTGACGTCCAACCTTATTTGGAGGGGTTCCCGAGTGGCCAAAGGGGGCAGACTGTAAATCTGTTGGCACCGCCTTCGAAGGTTCAAATCCTTCCCCCTCCACCATTTTTCAATAAAAAATTATTTATCAAAAATATTTATCGCGGGGTGGAGCAGTTGGTAGCTCGTCGGGCTCATAACCCGAAGGTTGCTGGTTCAAGTCCAGCCCCCGCAACCAACATGCCGATATAGCTCAGTTGGCAGAGCGTATCCTTGGTAAGGATAAGGTCACCGGTTCAATCCCGGTTATCGGCTCCAAATCTGGCGGTGTAGCTCAGTTGGCTAGAGCATGCGGTTCATACCCGCAGTGTCCGGGGTTCAAATCCCTGCACCGCTACCAAGTAAAATGCGTAGACCTATCATATCAGATAGGTCTTTCTTCTTTGGTAAACAGTTCTCAAGCTAAAGGATCGAGCAGCAGCTTTTTGATTTAGTGGCTTTTTTTAAGTAAATTTCATTTTTCTGGCTAGGCTATCCTTAAGGGACTACGGTATAATAAACTTGAAATGGGAGGTGATTCAATGGAGGATCTACATGAGGCAGTGTTAAAAACGGCTGAGATGTTGAGGCAATCCCGCAAAACCTTAGCTCTAACTGGTGCCGGAGCGAGTACTGGGAGTGGTATTCCTGACTACCGTAGCAAGGGCACGGGCCTGTGGGAAAAGTACAACCCAATGCAAAGAGCTAGTGTAACAGCGCTTTTAAACAATCCCGCGGAATTTTACTCTTTTAGTCTGCTGCGCTGGGCTAGTTACCTCGAAGCTGAACCTAATGCTGTTCACCGTTCTCTAGCTCTTCTCGAAAAAAGCGGGCTAATTTATGGGGTGATCACCCAGAATATCGATGGTTTGCACCGGAAAGCGGGCTCACTAAAGGTATGGGAAGTTCATGGACACTTACGGAGTTGCCATTGTTTGCAGTGCGCGCAACAGTATCCGTTCGCTGAGTTGACCGAGCAGTATAACCGTGGTATTAATCCTCCCCGGTGTCAGGTGTGCCAGGGTATCCTGCGTCCGGATGTGGTGCTTTTTGAGGACCCTATGGGAGAAGATTATTATCGGGCTGTTGATGAGGCTGTTAATTGCGATCTCATGCTGGTGGTAGGCAGTAGTTTGCAGGTATATCCGGTAGCTGACCTGCCAAGACTGGCACGGCAGTTAATCATTGTCAACCGAGAGCCAACTCCGTGGGACCAGCGGGCTGTAGTGGTTGTCCACGCCCAGGCCGAGAAATTTTTGGGGGACTTGGTGCATCATCTGGGCTTGAGCGAATAAAGGTATTCAAATTGTCCCTAGATTGTATATGGTTGGAGAAAGCAAGAATAAAAAAAAGCATTTTTGGCAATCTAAAAGATAGGTTTTTCCTAAAATCGGCAGGATTTTTTCCACCGGTGTAGAATAAGCGTAAAGTGTTGATCCTG from Bacillota bacterium includes these protein-coding regions:
- a CDS encoding NAD-dependent deacylase, translated to MGGDSMEDLHEAVLKTAEMLRQSRKTLALTGAGASTGSGIPDYRSKGTGLWEKYNPMQRASVTALLNNPAEFYSFSLLRWASYLEAEPNAVHRSLALLEKSGLIYGVITQNIDGLHRKAGSLKVWEVHGHLRSCHCLQCAQQYPFAELTEQYNRGINPPRCQVCQGILRPDVVLFEDPMGEDYYRAVDEAVNCDLMLVVGSSLQVYPVADLPRLARQLIIVNREPTPWDQRAVVVVHAQAEKFLGDLVHHLGLSE